A region of Paractinoplanes abujensis DNA encodes the following proteins:
- a CDS encoding sensor histidine kinase produces the protein MSASGRPEWRSKAVPVLVAVVAVAFMAMITGGAEGTAATVVPLVFAGGAVAAAVWAVRRWRADRRAYERRLTEWAVVEERLKIARDLHDVVSHGLGLITVRAASTRHLEKPAEVQSALTDIEQVSRSATAELRRMLNVLRDNADDAPKSPVADLSALPEIVRAAGKAGLRTELTVSDLGAVSPGVQLTICQTVREALNNTVRHAGPTDVRVVVGRDEETVVISVVDAGPVPGWRHTPGAGLGLAGLRERITALGGTLAARPENDGFELTARIPDEVAA, from the coding sequence ATGAGTGCGAGCGGTCGTCCCGAGTGGCGTTCCAAGGCCGTTCCGGTGCTGGTCGCGGTGGTCGCGGTGGCCTTCATGGCGATGATCACCGGTGGTGCCGAGGGCACGGCGGCGACGGTCGTGCCGTTGGTGTTCGCCGGGGGAGCGGTGGCCGCCGCGGTCTGGGCGGTGCGCCGGTGGCGGGCCGACCGCCGCGCCTACGAGCGGCGGCTGACCGAGTGGGCCGTGGTCGAGGAACGCCTCAAGATCGCCCGCGATCTGCACGACGTCGTCTCGCACGGGCTCGGTCTGATCACCGTACGGGCTGCCTCCACCCGCCATCTGGAGAAGCCGGCCGAGGTGCAGAGCGCGCTGACCGATATCGAACAGGTGAGCCGGAGCGCCACGGCCGAGCTGCGCCGCATGCTCAACGTCCTGCGTGACAACGCGGACGATGCACCGAAGAGTCCGGTCGCCGACCTGAGCGCCTTGCCGGAGATCGTCCGAGCCGCCGGAAAAGCCGGCCTCCGTACGGAACTCACCGTGAGCGATCTCGGCGCTGTGTCACCGGGAGTGCAGCTGACGATCTGCCAGACCGTACGGGAAGCCTTGAACAACACGGTCCGTCACGCGGGCCCCACCGACGTACGGGTAGTGGTTGGTCGTGACGAGGAGACCGTGGTGATCTCGGTTGTGGACGCCGGGCCGGTCCCGGGCTGGCGCCACACCCCGGGCGCCGGGCTCGGACTGGCCGGCCTGCGCGAACGCATCACGGCGCTCGGCGGCACGCTGGCCGCCCGCCCCGAGAACGACGGCTTCGAGCTCACCGCGCGCATCCCGGACGAGGTCGCGGCGTGA
- a CDS encoding response regulator translates to MTPVRVLLADDQPLLRHSLAMIIDKEPDLEVVGQAADGAQAEQRAHETRPDVILMDVRMPRVDGLEATRRICRDPALDRTRVLVLSMFELDEYVHEALRAGASGFLLKDAHPEELLDAVRRTHRGESLFAPSILTRLIDHFLSAADITRERLSLRALTVREIDVLTLVGAGLSNDEIAGALVISVKTVKTHLTHLLAKLRARDRAQLVIAAYDSGLVRPRVAPPTIQPGH, encoded by the coding sequence GTGACCCCGGTACGGGTGCTGCTCGCCGACGACCAGCCGCTGCTGCGCCACAGCCTGGCCATGATCATCGACAAGGAGCCCGACCTCGAGGTGGTGGGGCAGGCCGCCGACGGCGCGCAGGCCGAGCAGCGCGCGCACGAGACCCGGCCCGACGTGATCCTCATGGACGTCCGGATGCCCCGCGTCGACGGCCTCGAGGCCACCCGCCGGATCTGCCGCGACCCCGCCCTCGACCGTACGAGGGTGCTGGTCCTGAGCATGTTCGAGCTGGACGAGTACGTGCACGAGGCGTTGCGTGCGGGCGCCTCCGGTTTTCTGCTCAAGGACGCGCACCCCGAGGAGCTGCTCGACGCCGTCCGCCGCACCCACCGGGGCGAGTCGCTGTTCGCGCCCTCCATCCTGACCCGGCTGATCGACCACTTCCTGTCCGCGGCCGACATCACCCGCGAGCGGCTCTCGCTGCGCGCCCTGACTGTGCGTGAGATCGATGTGCTTACGCTCGTCGGCGCCGGGTTGTCCAACGACGAGATCGCGGGAGCCCTGGTCATCTCGGTCAAGACGGTGAAGACCCACCTCACCCATCTGCTGGCCAAGCTGCGGGCGCGCGACCGGGCCCAGCTGGTGATCGCCGCATACGACTCCGGGCTGGTCCGGCCGCGGGTTGCACCACCGACCATCCAACCGGGACACTGA
- a CDS encoding SAM-dependent methyltransferase — translation MTDDLAAKLNADVPHSARVWNYWLGGKDNFGPDRAVGDQVKAVFPEIVDAARQTRAFLGRAVTFLAAERGIRQFLDVGTGLPTADNTHQVAQRIAPDAKIVYVDNDPLVLSHARALLTSSAEGVTTYVDKDLKDAGAVIADARRTLDFDRPVALMMLGVMGHVENPAEARAIVRALVAELPPGSYLTMSDGTATSERVIESHRQYNESGAVPYHLRSVADFTTFFDGLELVEPGVVPIPEWRPADDTKIVVDGYAGVAQKL, via the coding sequence GTGACCGATGATCTGGCGGCCAAGCTGAACGCCGACGTGCCCCACAGCGCCCGGGTGTGGAACTACTGGCTCGGCGGGAAGGACAATTTCGGTCCCGATCGCGCGGTCGGCGATCAGGTCAAGGCGGTCTTCCCGGAAATCGTCGACGCGGCCCGCCAGACCCGCGCTTTCCTCGGCCGCGCGGTCACCTTCCTCGCCGCCGAGCGTGGCATTCGCCAGTTCCTCGACGTCGGCACCGGACTGCCCACGGCCGACAACACCCACCAGGTAGCCCAGCGCATCGCCCCCGACGCCAAAATCGTCTACGTCGACAATGACCCGCTCGTGCTCAGCCACGCCCGCGCCTTGCTGACCAGCAGTGCCGAGGGCGTCACGACCTATGTCGACAAAGATTTGAAGGATGCCGGCGCCGTCATCGCCGACGCCAGGCGCACCCTCGATTTCGACCGGCCCGTCGCGCTGATGATGCTGGGCGTCATGGGCCACGTCGAGAATCCGGCCGAGGCCCGCGCCATTGTGCGCGCCCTGGTCGCCGAGCTTCCGCCCGGCAGTTACCTCACCATGTCCGACGGCACGGCCACGAGCGAGCGCGTCATCGAGTCGCACCGCCAATACAACGAGAGCGGCGCCGTTCCCTACCACCTGCGCTCGGTCGCCGATTTCACCACGTTCTTCGACGGCCTCGAGCTGGTCGAGCCCGGCGTCGTCCCCATCCCCGAATGGCGCCCGGCCGACGACACGAAAATCGTCGTCGACGGTTACGCGGGCGTCGCGCAGAAGCTGTAG
- a CDS encoding CGNR zinc finger domain-containing protein, with translation MLFAPDTEESLNFVVALGNTSPGSSRSGDDELSTTEQLATLLTKWIYTGRIDHDEAELREVRDTRTLLRSIWVLERDEAVEVVNGMLRDANALPFLTRHDQLDWHMHATSPDAPLAERIRAETGLAFTDVIRMNEMSRLRICEADHCDGLVLDLSRNGSKRFCTVRCGNRMNMIAFRERKAGT, from the coding sequence TTGCTTTTTGCCCCTGACACCGAAGAATCACTGAACTTCGTGGTGGCGTTGGGCAACACGTCGCCCGGAAGTTCCCGCAGCGGTGATGACGAGTTGTCGACGACCGAACAGCTGGCCACCCTGCTGACCAAGTGGATCTACACGGGCCGCATCGACCACGACGAGGCCGAGCTGCGTGAGGTCCGTGACACCCGTACGCTGCTCCGGTCGATCTGGGTGTTGGAACGCGACGAGGCCGTCGAGGTCGTCAACGGCATGCTGCGCGACGCCAACGCCCTGCCGTTCCTGACCCGCCACGACCAGCTCGACTGGCACATGCACGCCACCTCGCCCGACGCGCCGCTGGCGGAACGGATCCGGGCCGAGACCGGGCTGGCCTTCACCGACGTCATCCGCATGAACGAGATGAGCCGCCTGCGCATCTGCGAGGCCGACCACTGCGACGGACTGGTGCTCGACCTGTCCCGCAACGGCTCCAAGCGCTTCTGCACCGTCCGCTGCGGCAACCGGATGAACATGATCGCCTTCCGGGAACGCAAGGCGGGGACGTAA
- a CDS encoding EamA family transporter, with product MQLTQKHIGLIAMIVSAVSFATSGAFIKPLLEAGWSPAAAVTVRALAGSLVLLPFVLFALRGRWSALWRARWRVLGMGAIAVAFTQLTYFAAISRIPVSTALLIEYLAPLLLVLWAWATTRRMPRPTVLLGSVLAIGGLVLVIGPGALQAVDPLGLMLAFAAAIGCAVYFVVAARPADGLPPVALAGSGLLLGGVLLALVGLTGAIPFETTGGTVPLLGATVPWWVPLGVVAIAGTAIAYATGIAGSSRLGSRLASFLGLLEVVFASIFAWLVVDEALTVLQMLGGALILAGIAAIPSEQPAAAVTEEAPHQPAPVTVTG from the coding sequence GTGCAGCTCACGCAGAAGCACATCGGCCTGATCGCGATGATCGTGTCGGCGGTCTCGTTCGCCACGTCCGGCGCGTTCATCAAACCGCTGCTCGAGGCCGGCTGGTCCCCGGCCGCCGCCGTCACCGTACGCGCCCTGGCCGGCAGCCTCGTCCTGCTCCCGTTCGTGCTGTTCGCGCTGCGCGGTCGCTGGTCGGCCCTGTGGCGGGCCCGCTGGCGGGTCCTCGGCATGGGCGCCATCGCGGTCGCGTTCACCCAGCTCACCTACTTCGCCGCGATCTCCCGCATCCCGGTCTCGACGGCCCTGCTGATCGAATACCTGGCGCCGCTGCTGCTCGTGCTGTGGGCCTGGGCCACCACCCGCCGCATGCCCCGCCCGACCGTCCTGCTCGGCTCGGTGCTCGCCATCGGCGGCCTCGTGCTGGTCATCGGCCCGGGCGCGTTGCAGGCCGTCGATCCGCTGGGGCTGATGCTCGCGTTCGCCGCCGCGATCGGGTGCGCGGTCTACTTCGTCGTCGCGGCCCGCCCCGCGGACGGCCTCCCGCCCGTGGCGCTGGCCGGTTCGGGCCTGCTGCTCGGCGGTGTTCTGCTGGCTCTGGTCGGGCTGACCGGCGCGATCCCGTTCGAGACCACCGGTGGCACGGTTCCGCTGCTCGGTGCCACCGTCCCGTGGTGGGTTCCGCTCGGCGTCGTCGCGATCGCGGGCACCGCCATCGCGTACGCCACCGGGATCGCCGGATCGTCGCGCCTGGGCTCACGCCTGGCGTCGTTCCTGGGCCTGCTCGAGGTGGTCTTCGCGTCGATCTTCGCCTGGCTGGTCGTGGACGAGGCACTGACCGTGCTGCAGATGCTCGGCGGCGCCCTGATCCTGGCCGGCATCGCCGCGATCCCGTCCGAACAGCCCGCGGCCGCGGTCACCGAGGAGGCGCCGCACCAGCCCGCACCGGTGACGGTCACCGGCTGA
- a CDS encoding DedA family protein: MLAELMNAATVFVDWLSTLDRWTVLVFTFLSAAVEMTFLAGLLVPGESVVMLAGSLPDGPAGFVAVLAVGTAGALAGQMAGYAVGRAFGPRLRGTRLGRRIGAERFDRAETYLRDRGAPALVAVRFVAVVHAVVPIVAGVVRMPFGRFVLWSGLGTALWVGAFAGVGLLTAGADATGGLGLILTAVGATCLGVVPILARRLRRPAAVAA; this comes from the coding sequence GTGCTCGCCGAATTGATGAACGCCGCCACCGTCTTCGTCGACTGGCTGTCCACGCTCGACCGCTGGACGGTGCTGGTTTTCACGTTCCTGTCCGCCGCCGTCGAGATGACGTTCCTGGCCGGTCTGCTCGTGCCCGGCGAGTCCGTGGTCATGCTGGCCGGCTCGCTGCCCGACGGCCCGGCGGGCTTCGTCGCCGTGCTCGCCGTGGGCACGGCCGGGGCGCTGGCCGGGCAGATGGCCGGGTATGCGGTGGGCCGCGCGTTCGGCCCGCGGCTGCGCGGCACCCGCCTGGGCCGGCGGATCGGGGCCGAGCGCTTCGACCGGGCCGAGACCTACCTGCGTGACCGGGGCGCGCCGGCGCTCGTGGCCGTCCGTTTCGTCGCCGTCGTGCACGCGGTCGTCCCGATCGTGGCCGGGGTGGTGCGCATGCCGTTCGGGCGGTTCGTGCTGTGGTCGGGGCTGGGCACGGCCCTGTGGGTGGGCGCCTTCGCCGGCGTCGGCCTGCTCACCGCGGGCGCCGACGCCACCGGCGGGCTCGGCCTGATCCTCACCGCGGTCGGCGCGACCTGCCTCGGCGTGGTCCCGATCCTGGCCCGCCGCCTGCGCCGCCCGGCCGCGGTCGCCGCCTGA
- a CDS encoding chemotaxis protein CheB: protein MSGKAGPRRDLVVLGGSAGGVEALTTVIAGLPADLPAAVLVVLHMPAQGSSNLAAILDRCGPLPVSVAEDGAALRQRHVWVAVPGRHLLVRDGHMILSSAPKQNRARPSIDALFRSAARWRGTRTVAAVLSGNLDDGAVGLATIDAAGGACIVQDPGSAICPGMPQAALAAVPHAVALTAAEISHGIQTLIGEPVAAAGPTPNADLIAETDMAEHKLEITERRQPGRPAALSCPDCTGGMNIVESGAAVHYTCHIGHIWSPQSLVAAQQDKIEQGLWTALSILEEQARVYDDLAARGGTGLGVRHQRDAAEEIRGAADVIRKHFPDIVLDN from the coding sequence ATGAGTGGCAAGGCGGGCCCGCGACGTGATCTTGTGGTGCTCGGCGGCTCGGCTGGTGGGGTCGAGGCGCTGACCACGGTGATCGCCGGGCTGCCGGCCGATCTGCCCGCCGCTGTGTTGGTCGTGCTGCACATGCCTGCGCAAGGTTCGAGCAACCTGGCAGCGATCCTCGACCGCTGCGGGCCCCTGCCGGTGTCGGTGGCCGAGGACGGCGCGGCGCTGCGGCAGAGACACGTGTGGGTCGCCGTGCCGGGCCGGCATCTGCTCGTGCGGGACGGGCACATGATCCTCAGTAGCGCCCCGAAGCAGAACCGGGCGCGGCCCTCGATCGACGCGTTGTTCCGCAGTGCGGCGCGGTGGCGCGGAACCCGTACGGTGGCGGCCGTTCTCTCCGGCAACCTGGACGACGGCGCGGTCGGGCTGGCCACGATCGACGCCGCGGGTGGCGCCTGCATCGTGCAGGACCCCGGCAGCGCGATCTGCCCGGGCATGCCGCAGGCGGCGCTGGCCGCCGTTCCCCACGCCGTGGCGTTGACCGCCGCCGAGATCAGCCACGGCATTCAGACCCTGATCGGCGAACCCGTCGCAGCGGCGGGGCCGACCCCGAATGCGGACCTGATCGCGGAGACCGACATGGCCGAGCACAAACTGGAGATCACCGAGCGCCGCCAGCCGGGCCGGCCGGCCGCGCTGAGCTGCCCCGACTGTACCGGCGGGATGAACATCGTCGAGTCCGGAGCGGCGGTGCACTACACCTGCCACATCGGGCACATCTGGTCACCGCAGAGCCTGGTGGCGGCCCAGCAGGACAAGATCGAGCAGGGGTTGTGGACCGCGCTGAGCATCCTTGAGGAGCAGGCCCGCGTGTACGACGACCTGGCCGCTCGTGGCGGCACCGGGCTCGGCGTGCGCCACCAGCGGGATGCCGCCGAGGAGATCCGCGGGGCGGCTGACGTGATCCGCAAACACTTCCCGGACATCGTCCTCGACAACTGA
- a CDS encoding potassium channel family protein, protein MKNHGPYRRTSIARPTESSSTVFLVLRRMRAPLIVLILIFAISVFGLTLIPGQDADGNPVRMGFFDAFYFMSYTATTIGYGEIPHPFTGAQRLWVTLTIYLTVIGWAYAIGSLLATLRDRAFRQALALRRFTGTIRRMREPFLLIVGYGQTGQMLGHALDALGRRIVVVDNVAEHVDTLDIDPYVADVPGLVADAANPHTLGVAGLEHPFCEGVVALTDNDEVNLVVAMTAALIRPGLPVIARTVSPAIEHRMHAFGSPTVVNPFDRYGDHLRLALHAPSSYTLLSWLVRGEGAEMPAPGRPPATGRWVVCGFGRFGHKLTEDLRADDLEVTVIDLNPEAEPGLTVIEGDASEPSVLAQAGLATAAGFVAGTDNDATNLSLVAAARKENPALFIGARQNRPPSAPLFAAMEIDWLLVPSEMAAREIYARLSTPLLWRFLREMPELGEEWAGDTLERMQAYCGMKLGPVWKVNLTAAEAPGLRPWLGAGIALGDLLRSPGDRERRLDAVPLMLLREGETTLRPDDDVTVTTGDQLLLVGRGHTPRALLDTLTNRVVAEYVLTGRHVPAGWVAQRVTGRIPASSD, encoded by the coding sequence ATGAAAAACCACGGACCCTACCGCCGGACGAGCATCGCCCGCCCCACCGAGAGCTCGTCCACCGTCTTCCTGGTCCTGCGCCGGATGCGCGCGCCGCTGATCGTGCTCATCCTGATCTTCGCGATCAGCGTCTTCGGCCTGACCCTGATCCCCGGGCAGGACGCCGACGGCAACCCGGTGCGGATGGGCTTCTTCGACGCGTTCTACTTCATGAGCTACACGGCCACGACCATCGGGTACGGCGAGATCCCGCACCCGTTCACCGGTGCCCAGCGCCTCTGGGTCACGCTGACCATCTACCTGACGGTGATCGGCTGGGCCTACGCGATCGGGTCGCTGCTGGCCACGCTGCGCGACCGGGCCTTCCGCCAGGCGCTGGCCCTGCGCCGCTTCACCGGCACGATCCGGCGCATGCGCGAGCCGTTCCTGCTGATCGTCGGGTACGGCCAGACGGGACAGATGCTCGGGCACGCCCTCGACGCGCTGGGCCGGCGGATCGTCGTGGTCGACAACGTGGCCGAGCACGTCGACACCCTCGACATCGACCCGTACGTGGCCGACGTGCCGGGCCTGGTCGCCGACGCCGCGAACCCGCACACGCTGGGCGTGGCCGGGCTCGAGCACCCGTTCTGCGAGGGTGTCGTCGCGCTGACCGACAACGACGAGGTCAACCTGGTCGTGGCGATGACGGCCGCGCTCATCCGCCCGGGGCTGCCGGTCATCGCCCGTACGGTGTCGCCCGCGATCGAGCACCGGATGCACGCGTTCGGCTCGCCCACAGTGGTCAACCCCTTCGACCGGTACGGCGATCACCTGCGCCTGGCCCTGCACGCCCCCTCGTCGTACACGCTGCTGTCGTGGCTCGTGCGCGGCGAAGGCGCCGAGATGCCCGCCCCGGGCCGCCCGCCCGCGACGGGACGCTGGGTGGTGTGCGGTTTCGGGCGGTTCGGGCACAAGCTGACCGAGGACCTGCGCGCCGATGACCTCGAGGTGACCGTCATCGACCTCAACCCGGAAGCCGAGCCGGGGCTGACCGTGATCGAAGGCGACGCGTCGGAGCCGTCGGTGCTGGCCCAGGCCGGCCTGGCGACCGCGGCCGGTTTCGTGGCCGGCACCGACAACGACGCCACGAACCTGTCGCTCGTCGCGGCGGCCCGCAAGGAGAACCCCGCGCTGTTCATCGGCGCCCGGCAGAACCGCCCGCCCAGCGCGCCGCTGTTCGCCGCGATGGAGATCGACTGGCTGCTGGTGCCGAGCGAGATGGCCGCCCGTGAGATCTACGCGCGGCTCAGCACGCCGCTGCTCTGGCGTTTCCTGCGGGAGATGCCCGAACTGGGTGAGGAGTGGGCGGGCGACACGCTCGAACGGATGCAGGCGTACTGCGGCATGAAGCTGGGCCCGGTGTGGAAGGTCAACCTGACCGCGGCGGAGGCGCCCGGGCTGCGGCCGTGGCTGGGCGCCGGCATCGCGCTGGGCGACCTGCTGCGCTCGCCGGGCGACCGGGAGCGCCGGCTGGACGCCGTGCCGCTGATGCTGCTGCGCGAGGGCGAGACGACCCTGCGCCCCGACGACGACGTGACGGTGACGACCGGTGACCAGCTCCTCCTGGTCGGTCGTGGACACACACCACGGGCCCTGCTGGACACGCTGACGAACCGGGTCGTGGCCGAATACGTCCTGACCGGACGGCATGTCCCGGCGGGCTGGGTCGCCCAGCGGGTGACCGGGCGGATCCCCGCCTCCTCGGACTGA
- a CDS encoding DUF6394 family protein, whose product MSLEKVVFGFFVLLAATLNLGFFIGDISDPALHNEYELFAAVVVNLIATVLKFGDRTQIGAVHLATSLVADLQLIAATITWVYATQISDAGMTPENTASVVSLSGGALLANLVSVALLVIETTTFRRR is encoded by the coding sequence GTGAGTCTGGAAAAAGTGGTCTTCGGCTTCTTCGTGCTGCTGGCCGCGACTCTCAACCTGGGGTTCTTCATCGGGGACATCTCCGACCCGGCCCTGCACAACGAGTACGAGTTGTTCGCCGCCGTGGTGGTCAACCTGATCGCCACCGTCCTCAAGTTCGGCGACCGCACCCAGATCGGCGCGGTGCACCTGGCCACCAGCCTCGTCGCCGACCTGCAGCTGATCGCGGCCACCATCACCTGGGTCTACGCCACCCAGATCTCCGACGCGGGCATGACCCCGGAGAACACGGCCAGCGTGGTGTCGCTCTCGGGCGGCGCGCTGCTGGCCAACCTCGTCTCGGTCGCCCTGCTGGTGATCGAGACGACCACGTTCCGCCGCCGTTAG
- a CDS encoding zinc-dependent alcohol dehydrogenase — translation MRAVVANLSVPRYLLTAAHPRLGRMLSLQDDWPEPELPAAPGWVRLRPELAGVCGSDVGVAQAKSSLVLSAFYTARHQILGHEIVAVTETGERVVVDPIVSCRHRGFPPCRSCQDGFPYVCERFDQPGVAGCRAPSLGFDATLGGGWGEVLVAHESQLHPVGDLPSRRAVLAEPASIALHAALHWPRRGDRAVVIGPGTIGRLVIAALRRLHAGLDITAVGPGRTGADRTLAPGPGVVETLAGLHGGRVIRPRLSQPLLEQGVDVVFDCVGLSSTIDLGLHLLRPSGMLVLVGGAGKQPVDWSLVWNRQLTVQGSVNFGPEPALGGRHTMAQVVEWLHDPAYPVDDLVTHTFGLPEWRTALDTAAAGPRASAVKVTLRPDPDLPLID, via the coding sequence ATGCGTGCGGTCGTGGCCAACCTGTCCGTGCCGCGGTACCTGCTGACCGCGGCTCACCCTCGGCTCGGGCGGATGCTCTCGCTGCAAGACGACTGGCCCGAGCCCGAGCTGCCCGCCGCGCCCGGCTGGGTGCGTCTGCGACCCGAGCTGGCCGGCGTCTGCGGCAGCGACGTCGGGGTCGCGCAGGCCAAGTCGTCGCTGGTGCTGAGCGCCTTCTACACCGCCCGGCACCAGATCCTCGGGCACGAGATCGTCGCGGTCACCGAGACCGGCGAGCGGGTGGTGGTCGACCCCATCGTGTCCTGCCGGCACCGCGGGTTCCCGCCGTGCCGATCGTGCCAAGACGGTTTCCCGTACGTCTGTGAGCGCTTCGACCAGCCCGGAGTCGCCGGCTGCCGCGCCCCTTCACTCGGTTTCGACGCCACGCTGGGCGGCGGCTGGGGCGAGGTCCTGGTCGCCCACGAGTCCCAGTTGCACCCCGTCGGCGACCTGCCCTCACGCCGGGCGGTGCTGGCCGAGCCGGCCTCGATCGCGCTGCACGCCGCCCTGCACTGGCCGCGCCGCGGCGACCGCGCGGTGGTCATCGGCCCGGGCACCATCGGCCGCCTCGTCATCGCCGCGCTGCGCCGCCTGCATGCGGGGCTCGACATCACCGCCGTCGGACCGGGCCGCACGGGCGCCGACCGCACACTCGCACCCGGCCCGGGGGTGGTCGAGACCCTGGCCGGGCTGCACGGCGGCCGCGTGATCCGGCCCCGCCTGTCCCAGCCCCTGCTCGAACAGGGGGTGGACGTCGTCTTCGACTGCGTCGGCCTGTCCTCCACCATCGACCTCGGCCTGCACCTGCTGCGCCCGAGCGGGATGCTCGTGCTCGTCGGCGGGGCCGGAAAACAGCCGGTCGACTGGTCACTGGTCTGGAACCGCCAGCTCACCGTGCAGGGCAGCGTCAACTTCGGTCCCGAACCCGCCCTCGGCGGCCGTCACACCATGGCGCAGGTCGTGGAGTGGCTGCACGACCCCGCCTACCCGGTCGACGACCTGGTCACGCACACGTTCGGCCTGCCCGAGTGGCGTACGGCCCTCGACACGGCCGCGGCCGGCCCGCGGGCGTCCGCCGTCAAAGTCACCCTGCGTCCCGACCCCGACTTGCCGCTGATCGACTAG
- a CDS encoding aminoglycoside phosphotransferase family protein produces MTDHELLQDKPHRHVVRVGDTVRRPLQPWSSSVHELLLHLEQIGFPYAPRFKGIDDEGREVVTFLDGESGPAGWAKVVDERGLVNMARLLREYHDAVRGFHPTAEAGWAGFEGDGEIVLHGDFGPWNLVWHGVQPVGILDWDYAWPGRPVHDVAYALEYVAPFRDDAMCRQWLAYPEPPDRRRRLEVFATAYGIGAEGLVDEVIAQQVAVQERTRRLAEQGLQPQAEWLATGFLDTTADRIRWSRENRHRLE; encoded by the coding sequence ATGACCGATCATGAGTTGTTGCAGGACAAGCCGCATCGCCACGTGGTCCGCGTCGGCGACACCGTACGGCGGCCGCTGCAGCCGTGGTCGTCCAGTGTCCACGAGCTGCTGCTGCATCTGGAGCAGATCGGTTTTCCGTACGCGCCGCGGTTCAAAGGCATCGACGACGAGGGGCGTGAGGTCGTCACGTTCCTCGACGGCGAGTCCGGGCCCGCCGGGTGGGCCAAGGTGGTCGACGAGCGCGGCCTGGTCAACATGGCGCGCCTGCTGCGGGAGTATCACGACGCCGTACGCGGGTTCCACCCGACGGCTGAGGCGGGGTGGGCCGGATTCGAGGGTGACGGTGAGATCGTGCTGCACGGCGATTTCGGGCCGTGGAATCTCGTCTGGCACGGGGTGCAGCCGGTGGGAATCCTCGACTGGGACTACGCGTGGCCGGGCCGGCCGGTGCACGACGTGGCGTACGCCTTGGAATACGTGGCGCCGTTCCGCGACGACGCCATGTGCCGGCAGTGGCTGGCCTATCCGGAGCCGCCGGACCGGCGCCGCCGCCTGGAGGTGTTCGCCACCGCGTACGGGATCGGGGCCGAGGGTCTGGTCGACGAGGTGATCGCCCAGCAGGTCGCGGTGCAGGAGCGGACCCGGCGGCTGGCCGAGCAGGGCCTGCAGCCACAGGCCGAGTGGCTGGCGACCGGCTTCCTCGACACGACGGCCGACCGGATCCGCTGGAGCCGCGAGAACCGCCACCGGCTGGAGTGA
- a CDS encoding DUF6069 family protein has product MRRVIVAVVGAVTATAAGAALAGAAGIDFEVVDGEAIPVAGFAVVTAVCCLAGVVMAVAFRRWSTRPRERFVWTAAGLTAVSLVLPLISGAEARTVAALIGLHLIPAAVMIPALARSLPPRDRSEVA; this is encoded by the coding sequence ATGAGGCGGGTCATCGTGGCCGTGGTCGGCGCCGTGACGGCCACCGCTGCGGGTGCCGCGCTGGCCGGCGCGGCCGGGATCGACTTCGAGGTGGTCGACGGCGAGGCCATCCCGGTGGCGGGGTTCGCCGTGGTGACCGCGGTCTGCTGTCTCGCCGGCGTGGTGATGGCGGTGGCTTTCCGGCGCTGGAGCACCCGGCCGAGGGAGCGGTTCGTGTGGACGGCGGCCGGGCTGACCGCGGTCTCGCTGGTTCTGCCGCTCATCTCCGGGGCGGAAGCGCGGACCGTTGCTGCGTTGATCGGTTTGCACCTGATCCCGGCGGCCGTGATGATTCCGGCGCTCGCGCGGAGCCTGCCACCCCGGGACCGGTCCGAGGTGGCCTGA